A window of Ardenticatena maritima contains these coding sequences:
- a CDS encoding GNAT family N-acetyltransferase encodes MGSRHHSENKTTLGFVLHRLLREGLVARVDKYRYLEPVTPLPADKPAPEGLSFAPITHENVAWILPWKGRLHAWRFRILLNRGYVGLYALLNDEVVGYLWCVPKLHRWSPGCLHDVLNVGEVLGGRMEIRSDMRRRNIGLHARIAFQRILAETFGEDLRSTWGTVLVENKPMQRMIERLGFTKHDLMRTYVVLGHLYIHLLWSLDKETHAPVGKPRVHIRFKIPDFFFLFPVVGQRQPLLLSKERRPHIYAG; translated from the coding sequence ATGGGAAGCCGACACCATTCCGAAAACAAAACCACCTTGGGCTTTGTTCTGCACCGGTTGTTGCGTGAGGGGCTTGTCGCACGTGTGGATAAGTACCGCTATCTGGAACCGGTGACGCCCTTGCCGGCGGACAAACCCGCACCAGAGGGCTTATCATTCGCGCCCATCACGCACGAAAACGTGGCATGGATTCTCCCCTGGAAAGGGCGCTTGCATGCGTGGCGTTTTCGCATCCTGCTCAATCGCGGCTATGTCGGGCTGTACGCCCTGCTCAACGATGAAGTGGTCGGGTATCTCTGGTGCGTGCCCAAACTGCACCGCTGGTCGCCCGGCTGTTTGCACGATGTGCTCAACGTGGGCGAAGTGCTGGGAGGGCGCATGGAAATTCGCTCCGACATGCGCCGCCGCAACATCGGGTTGCATGCTCGCATTGCGTTCCAGCGGATACTGGCGGAAACCTTCGGCGAAGACCTGCGCTCAACCTGGGGCACAGTTTTGGTGGAAAACAAACCCATGCAACGCATGATTGAACGCCTGGGATTCACCAAACACGACCTCATGCGCACGTATGTGGTATTGGGGCACCTGTACATTCATCTGCTCTGGTCTTTGGACAAAGAAACCCACGCACCTGTGGGGAAACCGCGCGTTCATATCCGCTTCAAAATACCAGATTTCTTCTTTCTTTTCCCTGTTGTGGGGCAACGTCAACCGCTTCTGCTTTCCAAAGAAAGGAGGCCACACATCTATGCGGGCTGA
- the cbiR gene encoding cobamide remodeling phosphodiesterase CbiR, translating into MSKRRFPFRLGSTSYVVPGDLVENAHALRHVVDDIELVLFDTGRLCNYPTPGEVRALARIAAEHDLTFSLHLPTHLALVHHQAAVRREAVGEAVALLRRCAALPLSAVVVHLDGGAATPGTAAWQAWAYEALAALRAVAPAPICVENVERYACEAFTPVVETCGVAYCLDVGHVWKQGGDPLALLRRMWPRVRVMHVHAAPPEGDHAPLDKADAHALRRLVRRVLRHGWRGVFTLEVYEDDFWVSRDVLARMVAQIRAEDLMEEEA; encoded by the coding sequence GTGAGCAAGCGGCGCTTTCCGTTTCGCCTGGGCAGTACGTCGTATGTGGTGCCGGGTGATTTGGTGGAAAATGCGCACGCCTTGCGCCACGTGGTGGACGATATCGAACTCGTCTTGTTCGACACGGGACGGCTCTGCAACTATCCCACGCCCGGCGAGGTGCGCGCGCTGGCGCGTATTGCCGCCGAGCACGACCTGACGTTTTCGCTGCACCTTCCCACCCATTTGGCGCTGGTGCACCATCAGGCGGCTGTGCGCCGTGAAGCGGTGGGCGAGGCGGTGGCGTTGCTTCGGCGGTGCGCTGCGTTGCCCTTGAGCGCCGTGGTGGTGCATTTGGACGGAGGAGCAGCGACGCCGGGCACAGCCGCATGGCAGGCGTGGGCGTATGAGGCGCTGGCGGCGCTGCGGGCTGTCGCGCCCGCGCCGATTTGCGTCGAAAACGTGGAGCGCTATGCCTGCGAGGCATTCACGCCCGTGGTGGAGACGTGCGGCGTGGCCTATTGCCTGGATGTGGGGCATGTGTGGAAACAGGGCGGCGACCCGCTGGCGCTTTTGCGGCGGATGTGGCCGCGCGTGCGGGTGATGCACGTCCACGCCGCTCCCCCCGAAGGCGACCATGCACCGCTCGACAAAGCCGATGCGCACGCCTTGCGCCGGCTGGTGCGCCGTGTGCTACGGCATGGGTGGCGTGGGGTGTTCACGCTGGAAGTGTACGAAGATGATTTTTGGGTGTCGCGTGATGTGCTGGCGCGGATGGTGGCGCAGATACGCGCGGAAGACCTGATGGAAGAGGAGGCATGA
- a CDS encoding ECF transporter S component, producing the protein MAWRERYPRLYAWGSRLVGWLLMALVSLVGVIAFLAPFFMPEIAQTGPQNAHAQDAPLLLALLVVLALAVLFVELEHDGLNTKTVALLGILTAFNASLRLFDALLSVFNIGGFSPVFVLVIVGGYVFGARFGFLLGAMTMFVSALLTGGMGPWVPFQMFATGWMGMTAAWLARFVSPRLARGRLVARREVVALVLFGFVWGYLYGVLMNLFFWPFVGGGEMYWEPGITWRETVQRYAAFYLLTSLVWDTGRAIGNALLLSLLAAPMLRILRRFYVRFFWQPAVNVSSEQ; encoded by the coding sequence ATGGCGTGGCGTGAACGGTATCCGCGGCTTTACGCGTGGGGGAGCCGCCTGGTGGGGTGGCTGCTGATGGCGCTGGTCAGCCTGGTGGGTGTTATCGCGTTTCTGGCGCCCTTTTTCATGCCGGAAATAGCCCAAACCGGTCCGCAGAACGCCCACGCGCAAGATGCGCCGTTGTTGCTGGCGTTGCTGGTGGTGCTGGCGTTGGCGGTGCTGTTTGTGGAACTGGAACATGACGGCTTGAACACCAAAACAGTCGCGCTGCTTGGCATTCTGACAGCGTTCAACGCCAGTTTACGCCTCTTTGACGCGTTGTTGTCGGTTTTCAACATTGGCGGCTTTTCGCCTGTGTTTGTGCTGGTGATTGTAGGGGGCTATGTCTTCGGGGCGCGGTTTGGCTTCTTGCTGGGGGCAATGACGATGTTCGTCAGCGCATTGCTGACGGGGGGCATGGGACCGTGGGTGCCGTTTCAGATGTTCGCCACGGGCTGGATGGGCATGACGGCGGCCTGGTTGGCGCGTTTCGTGTCCCCCCGTTTGGCGCGGGGGCGGTTGGTGGCGCGGCGTGAAGTGGTGGCGTTGGTGCTGTTTGGGTTTGTGTGGGGCTACCTCTACGGCGTCCTGATGAACCTCTTTTTCTGGCCCTTTGTCGGCGGTGGTGAGATGTATTGGGAACCGGGTATCACATGGCGCGAGACCGTCCAGCGGTATGCCGCGTTCTACCTGTTGACGTCGCTGGTCTGGGATACGGGGCGCGCTATCGGCAACGCCCTGCTCCTGAGCTTGTTGGCGGCGCCCATGCTGCGCATTCTGCGCCGTTTTTACGTGCGCTTTTTCTGGCAACCGGCGGTCAACGTGTCATCTGAACAATAG
- the cobS gene encoding adenosylcobinamide-GDP ribazoletransferase has protein sequence MRETRRAVQAAFAFLTTFPVPSETLTAEDFARAARWFPLVGLVLGGMLGGLAWLFAPHVPALLGSALVLTVWIAATGALHHDGFADCADALLAPVPPERRLEILRDTHVGAFALVAVPLTLLLAWSALAVLWASPMLPRVLVAAPFCGRLVMLWAQFHWRYARPQGMGRLVAPRATDRVWVVGWALALVLLGPTVALVGAAACLWGHWLAGRMAARLGGGLTGDTYGALNVLVETAVLVGAALVLA, from the coding sequence ATGCGTGAAACACGTCGCGCTGTGCAAGCCGCGTTCGCCTTTCTGACGACGTTTCCCGTGCCGAGTGAAACCCTGACGGCGGAGGATTTCGCGCGCGCGGCGCGCTGGTTCCCACTGGTGGGGCTGGTGTTGGGGGGAATGCTGGGCGGTCTGGCGTGGCTGTTTGCGCCGCATGTGCCCGCGTTGTTGGGGTCGGCGCTGGTGTTGACCGTCTGGATTGCCGCGACGGGGGCGCTTCACCATGACGGGTTTGCCGATTGCGCCGACGCGCTGTTGGCGCCTGTGCCGCCGGAGCGCCGCCTGGAGATTTTGCGCGATACGCATGTGGGGGCGTTCGCTCTGGTGGCGGTGCCGCTGACGCTGTTGCTGGCGTGGAGCGCCCTGGCGGTCTTGTGGGCGTCGCCGATGTTGCCGCGCGTGCTGGTCGCCGCGCCGTTCTGTGGGCGGTTGGTCATGCTCTGGGCGCAATTTCATTGGCGCTATGCACGCCCGCAGGGCATGGGGCGGCTGGTTGCGCCACGCGCCACAGACCGCGTGTGGGTGGTGGGCTGGGCGCTGGCGCTGGTTCTGCTGGGGCCGACGGTGGCGCTGGTGGGAGCGGCGGCGTGTCTGTGGGGGCACTGGCTGGCGGGGCGCATGGCGGCGCGTCTGGGCGGTGGGTTGACGGGCGACACCTATGGGGCGCTGAATGTGCTGGTGGAAACCGCCGTGCTGGTTGGGGCGGCGTTGGTGCTGGCGTGA
- a CDS encoding CHRD domain-containing protein: protein MFSKRFWGVALLALTTLLLLNGAWRPSTAPATAQGANPWQPQNLSAGTPTIVPAQHFDTSPELRTIAPTLKADSLKSREIPLWPLPRKAAPTNSTERAPVLEPAAPAAPAIPAPNLTFEGLDNVNNVLPPDPVGDIGPNHYVEMVNIAFAIYDRSGNLLYGPANNNTLFAGFGGPCETTNDGDPIVLYDHLADRWMMSQFALPNFPSGPFYQCIAISQTGDPLGAWHRYEFLISNTKLNDYPKFGVWPDGYYMTVNQFTCSIFTCNWAGAGVAAFERDQMLNGLPANMVYFDLFGVDPNLGGMLPSDLDGPAPPSGTPNVVMQMDDDAWGYSPDQVQLWDFHVDWVNPAASTFTFNTALPVAAFDSDMCGYVRNCIPQPGTGVRVDAISDRLMFRLQFRDFGTHQTLVTNHTVDANGADHAGIRWYELRNSGSGWTVHQQGTYAPDAHHRWMASAAMDGQGNIAIGFSVSSSTLFPSIHYTGRLASDPLGTMPQGEGVIITGGGSQTSSFSRWGDYSALSVDPTDDCTFWYVTEYYPTTSQQAWHTRVGAFDLGTCGTPPTPTPTPTATPPGPTPTPTATPTATPPPPTPTPTATPSPTPTPNPQAFFFSANLRGANEVPPVSTDTLGRARFRLSQDETSLRYRVLVRDLVDGTAAHIHCGAPGVNGPVGATLFSGGPVSITFGVLTQGILTAPDPGNGCGWLTLADMVAAMRAGDTYVNVHTLANPGGEIRGQIVPLP from the coding sequence ATGTTTTCAAAAAGATTTTGGGGCGTGGCGCTCCTGGCGCTGACCACACTCCTGCTCCTCAATGGCGCATGGCGTCCTTCCACCGCACCCGCCACCGCGCAAGGCGCGAACCCATGGCAACCACAAAATCTGAGCGCCGGCACGCCAACCATTGTCCCGGCACAACATTTTGACACATCGCCAGAACTGCGCACCATCGCCCCCACCCTCAAAGCCGATTCGCTGAAATCGCGTGAAATTCCCTTGTGGCCGTTGCCGCGCAAAGCCGCCCCCACCAATTCAACCGAGCGCGCGCCCGTGCTGGAACCGGCCGCCCCGGCCGCACCAGCCATTCCCGCCCCCAACCTGACGTTTGAAGGGCTGGACAACGTCAACAATGTGCTTCCCCCCGACCCCGTAGGGGATATCGGGCCCAATCACTATGTCGAAATGGTCAACATCGCGTTTGCCATTTACGACCGCAGTGGCAACCTGCTCTATGGTCCGGCAAACAACAACACGCTCTTCGCCGGCTTTGGCGGCCCGTGCGAAACGACCAACGACGGCGACCCCATCGTCTTGTACGACCATCTTGCCGACCGCTGGATGATGAGCCAATTCGCCTTGCCCAACTTCCCATCCGGTCCTTTCTATCAGTGCATCGCCATCAGCCAGACAGGCGACCCGCTGGGTGCGTGGCATCGCTATGAGTTCCTCATCAGCAATACCAAACTGAATGATTACCCCAAATTTGGCGTCTGGCCTGACGGCTACTACATGACCGTCAACCAATTCACGTGCAGCATCTTCACGTGCAACTGGGCGGGCGCGGGCGTCGCCGCCTTTGAACGCGACCAAATGCTCAACGGGCTTCCCGCCAACATGGTCTATTTCGACCTGTTCGGCGTAGACCCCAACCTGGGCGGCATGCTCCCATCCGACCTGGACGGTCCCGCGCCGCCAAGCGGGACGCCCAACGTTGTCATGCAAATGGATGACGACGCGTGGGGCTATTCACCTGACCAGGTGCAACTCTGGGACTTCCATGTGGACTGGGTGAACCCCGCCGCTTCGACATTTACCTTCAACACGGCGCTTCCGGTCGCCGCCTTCGATAGCGACATGTGCGGCTACGTGCGCAACTGTATCCCCCAGCCCGGCACCGGCGTTCGTGTGGACGCCATTTCGGACCGGCTTATGTTCCGCTTGCAATTCCGCGACTTCGGGACGCACCAAACCCTGGTCACCAACCACACTGTGGACGCCAATGGCGCCGACCATGCCGGCATCCGCTGGTATGAACTGCGCAACAGCGGCAGTGGGTGGACAGTCCACCAACAAGGCACCTACGCCCCCGACGCTCACCATCGCTGGATGGCAAGCGCCGCTATGGACGGGCAGGGGAATATCGCCATTGGGTTCAGTGTTTCCAGCAGCACGCTCTTCCCCTCCATCCACTACACCGGACGGCTCGCAAGCGACCCACTGGGCACAATGCCGCAAGGGGAAGGCGTCATCATCACCGGCGGCGGCTCGCAAACGTCCTCTTTCTCGCGGTGGGGCGATTACAGCGCCCTCAGCGTGGACCCAACCGACGATTGCACCTTCTGGTACGTCACGGAATACTACCCAACGACCAGCCAGCAAGCATGGCACACCCGCGTTGGCGCTTTCGATTTAGGAACGTGCGGCACACCACCAACGCCGACCCCGACACCAACCGCCACGCCGCCTGGTCCCACACCCACACCAACAGCCACACCGACCGCCACACCACCACCGCCAACGCCCACACCAACCGCGACACCGTCGCCAACACCCACGCCAAACCCGCAAGCCTTCTTCTTCTCCGCCAATCTGCGCGGTGCGAATGAAGTGCCGCCTGTCAGCACGGATACCCTGGGGCGCGCCCGTTTCCGCCTTTCGCAAGACGAAACGAGTTTGCGCTACCGCGTGCTCGTGCGCGACCTGGTGGATGGCACAGCCGCACACATTCACTGCGGCGCGCCGGGCGTCAACGGTCCAGTTGGCGCAACACTCTTTAGCGGTGGTCCTGTGAGCATCACCTTCGGCGTCCTCACGCAAGGCATCCTCACCGCCCCCGATCCAGGCAATGGGTGCGGCTGGCTGACACTCGCCGACATGGTTGCCGCCATGCGGGCGGGCGACACGTATGTCAACGTCCACACGCTTGCCAACCCCGGTGGCGAAATTCGCGGACAGATTGTACCTTTACCATGA
- a CDS encoding response regulator transcription factor, translating to MTTPFKQPIALAIANKNVMIAKAFKYFLSTQFLGKEDTITIYTDLETLAADIAETAFDILLLDDSFTFPELFDFLNLLQSIREPNVILLADDAPIHYAQLIRMGVRGIVSKQEQPNVLFKAIEKIMQGEVWLERHFMATIIGHISGRAEMTPYERARLLIQSLSEREREVVNLICLGLKNEEIAERLFVSESTVRHHLSTIYRKLNVRDRVNLVIFAYQYGMVTIPGAHDQPIVQMTR from the coding sequence ATGACAACACCATTCAAACAGCCCATCGCTCTGGCGATTGCCAACAAAAACGTGATGATTGCGAAAGCATTCAAGTATTTTCTCAGCACACAATTTCTGGGAAAAGAGGACACCATCACCATTTACACCGACCTGGAAACACTCGCGGCGGATATCGCCGAGACGGCTTTTGATATCCTTCTGCTTGACGATTCTTTCACCTTCCCGGAATTGTTTGACTTTCTGAACCTGCTCCAATCCATACGCGAGCCCAACGTCATTTTGCTGGCTGACGACGCCCCCATCCACTACGCGCAACTCATCCGCATGGGCGTGCGCGGGATTGTCTCCAAACAAGAGCAACCAAACGTGCTTTTCAAAGCCATCGAAAAAATCATGCAAGGCGAGGTCTGGTTGGAGCGCCACTTTATGGCAACCATCATCGGGCATATCTCAGGGCGCGCTGAAATGACGCCCTACGAACGCGCCCGCTTGCTGATTCAATCCCTCTCGGAACGCGAACGCGAGGTTGTCAATCTCATCTGCCTGGGGTTGAAAAACGAGGAAATCGCCGAGCGGCTGTTCGTCAGCGAATCAACCGTGCGCCATCATCTTTCGACCATCTACCGCAAATTGAATGTGCGTGATCGCGTCAATTTGGTCATTTTCGCCTACCAGTACGGCATGGTGACGATACCGGGCGCTCACGATCAACCTATTGTTCAGATGACACGTTGA
- the cobU gene encoding bifunctional adenosylcobinamide kinase/adenosylcobinamide-phosphate guanylyltransferase: protein MTKQALPPPQPGTLTLVLGGARSGKSRLAEQLAALSDAPVVYLATAEAGDAEMQARIAAHRARRPPTWRTVEAPRELAAALARLNVPPGSVVLLDCITLWLSNLLMEEPPPDEPTLLATAIRELEAVLALVQARSWALVAVSNEVGGGLVPVYPLGRLYRDVAGRLNQWLAARAARVWLVVAGYALEVSALGVRIPEGEDDGVA from the coding sequence ATGACGAAGCAGGCGTTGCCGCCCCCACAACCGGGCACGTTGACCTTGGTTCTGGGTGGGGCGCGCAGTGGCAAGAGCCGCCTGGCGGAGCAGTTGGCGGCGCTCAGCGATGCGCCCGTGGTCTATCTGGCGACGGCCGAAGCGGGCGATGCCGAAATGCAGGCGCGCATTGCCGCCCACCGTGCGCGTCGTCCGCCGACGTGGCGCACGGTAGAAGCGCCGCGTGAGTTGGCGGCGGCGCTCGCGCGGCTCAACGTCCCGCCGGGGAGTGTCGTCTTGCTGGATTGTATCACGCTGTGGCTCTCCAACCTGCTGATGGAAGAGCCGCCGCCGGATGAACCTACTTTGCTGGCAACGGCAATCCGCGAACTTGAAGCCGTGTTGGCGCTGGTGCAAGCGCGTTCGTGGGCGTTGGTGGCGGTGAGCAACGAAGTGGGTGGGGGGCTGGTGCCGGTCTATCCGCTGGGGCGGCTCTACCGCGATGTGGCGGGGCGGCTCAATCAGTGGTTGGCGGCGCGGGCGGCGCGTGTCTGGCTGGTAGTGGCGGGCTATGCGCTGGAAGTCTCGGCGCTGGGTGTGCGAATTCCAGAGGGGGAAGATGATGGCGTGGCGTGA